The following coding sequences are from one Carassius gibelio isolate Cgi1373 ecotype wild population from Czech Republic chromosome B7, carGib1.2-hapl.c, whole genome shotgun sequence window:
- the LOC127962561 gene encoding histone deacetylase 8 isoform X3: MSDTSETNDDKSRNRSVVYVYSPEYIQTCDSLSKVPNRASMVHSLIEAYGLLKYMRVVKPHVASIEEMAVFHTDSYLQHLHKISQDGDNDDPQSVDFGLGYDCPVVEGIFDYAAAVGGATLTAAQNLLDGKCDVAINWAGGWHHAKKDEASGFCYVNDAVLGILKLRQKYERVLYVDVDLHHGDGVEDAFSFTSKVMTVSLHKFSPGFFPGTGDVTDTGLGKGRWYAVNVPLEDGIRDDRVMQEVKALFNPEAVVMQLGADTMAGDPMCSFNMTPIGVGKCLNYILNWELPTLLLGGGGYNLANTARCWTYLTGTVLGQSLSSEIPDHEYFTEYGPDYSLEISPSCRPDRNESQHLERVISTIKGNLKNVV, from the exons aTCCAGACATGCGACTCGCTGTCTAAAGTGCCAAACCGG gcGAGTATGGTGCATTCATTGATCGAGGCGTATGGTTTATTGAAATACATGAG ggtgGTGAAGCCACATGTGGCTTCAATAGAGGAGATGGCCGTTTTTCACACAGACTCTTACCTGCAGCACTTGCACAAGATCAGCCAGGATGGGGACAATGATGATCCTCAGTCTGTTGACTTTGGGCTGG GTTATGACTGTCCGGTGGTGGAAGGTATTTTTGATTACGCCGCTGCCGTTGGAGGAGCCACTCTGACTGCTGCCCAGAATCTGCTGGATGGAAAGTGTGATGTGGCCATCAACTGGGCCGGAGGGTGGCATCACGCCAAGAA GGACGAGGCATCTGGGTTCTGTTATGTGAATGACGCTGTTCTTGGAATCCTAAAACTGCGCCAGAAGTATGAGAGAGTTCTCTATGTGGATGTGGACCTTCACCATGGAGATG GTGTGGAGGACGCTTTCAGCTTCACCTCTAAAGTCATGACAGTGTCTCTGCACAAGTTCTCCCCTGGCTTCTTCCCAG GCACAGGAGATGTGACTGACACTGGGCTGGGCAAAGGACGCTGGTACGCTGTTAACGTCCCCCTCGAGGATGGCATCCGTGATGACCG TGTGATGCAGGAAGTCAAAGCTCTGTTTAACCCTGAAGCAGTTGTGATGCAACTTGGAGCAGACACCATGGCGGGTGACCCCATGTGCTCCTTCAATATGACTCCCATTGGAGTTGGAAAATGTCTGAACTATATTCTGAACTGGGAGTTACCCACTCTGCTTCTAGGAGGAG GCGGCTATAACCTTGCCAATACTGCCCGCTGCTGGACCTATCTGACGGGGACCGTCCTAGGACAGAGTCTGTCTTCTGAGATCCCGGACCACGAG TACTTCACAGAATATGGGCCGGATTATTCTCTGGAGATCAGCCCGAGCTGCCGACCCGACCGCAACGAGAGCCAGCATCTGGAGCGGGTCATCAGCACCATCAAAG GGAATCTGAAGAATGTAGTTTAG
- the LOC127962561 gene encoding histone deacetylase 8 isoform X1 translates to MSDTSETNDDKSRNRSVVYVYSPEYIQTCDSLSKVPNRASMVHSLIEAYGLLKYMRVVKPHVASIEEMAVFHTDSYLQHLHKISQDGDNDDPQSVDFGLGYDCPVVEGIFDYAAAVGGATLTAAQNLLDGKCDVAINWAGGWHHAKKDEASGFCYVNDAVLGILKLRQKYERVLYVDVDLHHGDGVEDAFSFTSKVMTVSLHKFSPGFFPGTGDVTDTGLGKGRWYAVNVPLEDGIRDDRYCQTFSSVMQEVKALFNPEAVVMQLGADTMAGDPMCSFNMTPIGVGKCLNYILNWELPTLLLGGGGYNLANTARCWTYLTGTVLGQSLSSEIPDHEYFTEYGPDYSLEISPSCRPDRNESQHLERVISTIKGNLKNVV, encoded by the exons aTCCAGACATGCGACTCGCTGTCTAAAGTGCCAAACCGG gcGAGTATGGTGCATTCATTGATCGAGGCGTATGGTTTATTGAAATACATGAG ggtgGTGAAGCCACATGTGGCTTCAATAGAGGAGATGGCCGTTTTTCACACAGACTCTTACCTGCAGCACTTGCACAAGATCAGCCAGGATGGGGACAATGATGATCCTCAGTCTGTTGACTTTGGGCTGG GTTATGACTGTCCGGTGGTGGAAGGTATTTTTGATTACGCCGCTGCCGTTGGAGGAGCCACTCTGACTGCTGCCCAGAATCTGCTGGATGGAAAGTGTGATGTGGCCATCAACTGGGCCGGAGGGTGGCATCACGCCAAGAA GGACGAGGCATCTGGGTTCTGTTATGTGAATGACGCTGTTCTTGGAATCCTAAAACTGCGCCAGAAGTATGAGAGAGTTCTCTATGTGGATGTGGACCTTCACCATGGAGATG GTGTGGAGGACGCTTTCAGCTTCACCTCTAAAGTCATGACAGTGTCTCTGCACAAGTTCTCCCCTGGCTTCTTCCCAG GCACAGGAGATGTGACTGACACTGGGCTGGGCAAAGGACGCTGGTACGCTGTTAACGTCCCCCTCGAGGATGGCATCCGTGATGACCGGTACTGCCAGACCTTCAGTAG TGTGATGCAGGAAGTCAAAGCTCTGTTTAACCCTGAAGCAGTTGTGATGCAACTTGGAGCAGACACCATGGCGGGTGACCCCATGTGCTCCTTCAATATGACTCCCATTGGAGTTGGAAAATGTCTGAACTATATTCTGAACTGGGAGTTACCCACTCTGCTTCTAGGAGGAG GCGGCTATAACCTTGCCAATACTGCCCGCTGCTGGACCTATCTGACGGGGACCGTCCTAGGACAGAGTCTGTCTTCTGAGATCCCGGACCACGAG TACTTCACAGAATATGGGCCGGATTATTCTCTGGAGATCAGCCCGAGCTGCCGACCCGACCGCAACGAGAGCCAGCATCTGGAGCGGGTCATCAGCACCATCAAAG GGAATCTGAAGAATGTAGTTTAG
- the LOC127962561 gene encoding histone deacetylase 8 isoform X2 → MSDTSETNDDKSRNRSVVYVYSPEYIQTCDSLSKVPNRASMVHSLIEAYGLLKYMRVVKPHVASIEEMAVFHTDSYLQHLHKISQDGDNDDPQSVDFGLGYDCPVVEGIFDYAAAVGGATLTAAQNLLDGKCDVAINWAGGWHHAKKDEASGFCYVNDAVLGILKLRQKYERVLYVDVDLHHGDGVEDAFSFTSKVMTVSLHKFSPGFFPGTGDVTDTGLGKGRWYAVNVPLEDGIRDDRYCQTFSSVMQEVKALFNPEAVVMQLGADTMAGDPMCSFNMTPIGVGKCLNYILNWELPTLLLGGGGYNLANTARCWTYLTGTVLGQSLSSEIPDHEYFTEYGPDYSLEISPSCRPDRNESQHLERVISTIKGVSVQ, encoded by the exons aTCCAGACATGCGACTCGCTGTCTAAAGTGCCAAACCGG gcGAGTATGGTGCATTCATTGATCGAGGCGTATGGTTTATTGAAATACATGAG ggtgGTGAAGCCACATGTGGCTTCAATAGAGGAGATGGCCGTTTTTCACACAGACTCTTACCTGCAGCACTTGCACAAGATCAGCCAGGATGGGGACAATGATGATCCTCAGTCTGTTGACTTTGGGCTGG GTTATGACTGTCCGGTGGTGGAAGGTATTTTTGATTACGCCGCTGCCGTTGGAGGAGCCACTCTGACTGCTGCCCAGAATCTGCTGGATGGAAAGTGTGATGTGGCCATCAACTGGGCCGGAGGGTGGCATCACGCCAAGAA GGACGAGGCATCTGGGTTCTGTTATGTGAATGACGCTGTTCTTGGAATCCTAAAACTGCGCCAGAAGTATGAGAGAGTTCTCTATGTGGATGTGGACCTTCACCATGGAGATG GTGTGGAGGACGCTTTCAGCTTCACCTCTAAAGTCATGACAGTGTCTCTGCACAAGTTCTCCCCTGGCTTCTTCCCAG GCACAGGAGATGTGACTGACACTGGGCTGGGCAAAGGACGCTGGTACGCTGTTAACGTCCCCCTCGAGGATGGCATCCGTGATGACCGGTACTGCCAGACCTTCAGTAG TGTGATGCAGGAAGTCAAAGCTCTGTTTAACCCTGAAGCAGTTGTGATGCAACTTGGAGCAGACACCATGGCGGGTGACCCCATGTGCTCCTTCAATATGACTCCCATTGGAGTTGGAAAATGTCTGAACTATATTCTGAACTGGGAGTTACCCACTCTGCTTCTAGGAGGAG GCGGCTATAACCTTGCCAATACTGCCCGCTGCTGGACCTATCTGACGGGGACCGTCCTAGGACAGAGTCTGTCTTCTGAGATCCCGGACCACGAG TACTTCACAGAATATGGGCCGGATTATTCTCTGGAGATCAGCCCGAGCTGCCGACCCGACCGCAACGAGAGCCAGCATCTGGAGCGGGTCATCAGCACCATCAAAG GTGTTTCCGTCCAATGA
- the LOC127962561 gene encoding histone deacetylase 8 isoform X4 produces MVHSLIEAYGLLKYMRVVKPHVASIEEMAVFHTDSYLQHLHKISQDGDNDDPQSVDFGLGYDCPVVEGIFDYAAAVGGATLTAAQNLLDGKCDVAINWAGGWHHAKKDEASGFCYVNDAVLGILKLRQKYERVLYVDVDLHHGDGVEDAFSFTSKVMTVSLHKFSPGFFPGTGDVTDTGLGKGRWYAVNVPLEDGIRDDRYCQTFSSVMQEVKALFNPEAVVMQLGADTMAGDPMCSFNMTPIGVGKCLNYILNWELPTLLLGGGGYNLANTARCWTYLTGTVLGQSLSSEIPDHEYFTEYGPDYSLEISPSCRPDRNESQHLERVISTIKGNLKNVV; encoded by the exons ATGGTGCATTCATTGATCGAGGCGTATGGTTTATTGAAATACATGAG ggtgGTGAAGCCACATGTGGCTTCAATAGAGGAGATGGCCGTTTTTCACACAGACTCTTACCTGCAGCACTTGCACAAGATCAGCCAGGATGGGGACAATGATGATCCTCAGTCTGTTGACTTTGGGCTGG GTTATGACTGTCCGGTGGTGGAAGGTATTTTTGATTACGCCGCTGCCGTTGGAGGAGCCACTCTGACTGCTGCCCAGAATCTGCTGGATGGAAAGTGTGATGTGGCCATCAACTGGGCCGGAGGGTGGCATCACGCCAAGAA GGACGAGGCATCTGGGTTCTGTTATGTGAATGACGCTGTTCTTGGAATCCTAAAACTGCGCCAGAAGTATGAGAGAGTTCTCTATGTGGATGTGGACCTTCACCATGGAGATG GTGTGGAGGACGCTTTCAGCTTCACCTCTAAAGTCATGACAGTGTCTCTGCACAAGTTCTCCCCTGGCTTCTTCCCAG GCACAGGAGATGTGACTGACACTGGGCTGGGCAAAGGACGCTGGTACGCTGTTAACGTCCCCCTCGAGGATGGCATCCGTGATGACCGGTACTGCCAGACCTTCAGTAG TGTGATGCAGGAAGTCAAAGCTCTGTTTAACCCTGAAGCAGTTGTGATGCAACTTGGAGCAGACACCATGGCGGGTGACCCCATGTGCTCCTTCAATATGACTCCCATTGGAGTTGGAAAATGTCTGAACTATATTCTGAACTGGGAGTTACCCACTCTGCTTCTAGGAGGAG GCGGCTATAACCTTGCCAATACTGCCCGCTGCTGGACCTATCTGACGGGGACCGTCCTAGGACAGAGTCTGTCTTCTGAGATCCCGGACCACGAG TACTTCACAGAATATGGGCCGGATTATTCTCTGGAGATCAGCCCGAGCTGCCGACCCGACCGCAACGAGAGCCAGCATCTGGAGCGGGTCATCAGCACCATCAAAG GGAATCTGAAGAATGTAGTTTAG
- the LOC127962561 gene encoding histone deacetylase 8 isoform X5: MGTMMILSLLTLGWVRPNSDGYDCPVVEGIFDYAAAVGGATLTAAQNLLDGKCDVAINWAGGWHHAKKDEASGFCYVNDAVLGILKLRQKYERVLYVDVDLHHGDGVEDAFSFTSKVMTVSLHKFSPGFFPGTGDVTDTGLGKGRWYAVNVPLEDGIRDDRYCQTFSSVMQEVKALFNPEAVVMQLGADTMAGDPMCSFNMTPIGVGKCLNYILNWELPTLLLGGGGYNLANTARCWTYLTGTVLGQSLSSEIPDHEYFTEYGPDYSLEISPSCRPDRNESQHLERVISTIKGNLKNVV; encoded by the exons ATGGGGACAATGATGATCCTCAGTCTGTTGACTTTGGGCTGGGTGAGACCTAATTCAGATG GTTATGACTGTCCGGTGGTGGAAGGTATTTTTGATTACGCCGCTGCCGTTGGAGGAGCCACTCTGACTGCTGCCCAGAATCTGCTGGATGGAAAGTGTGATGTGGCCATCAACTGGGCCGGAGGGTGGCATCACGCCAAGAA GGACGAGGCATCTGGGTTCTGTTATGTGAATGACGCTGTTCTTGGAATCCTAAAACTGCGCCAGAAGTATGAGAGAGTTCTCTATGTGGATGTGGACCTTCACCATGGAGATG GTGTGGAGGACGCTTTCAGCTTCACCTCTAAAGTCATGACAGTGTCTCTGCACAAGTTCTCCCCTGGCTTCTTCCCAG GCACAGGAGATGTGACTGACACTGGGCTGGGCAAAGGACGCTGGTACGCTGTTAACGTCCCCCTCGAGGATGGCATCCGTGATGACCGGTACTGCCAGACCTTCAGTAG TGTGATGCAGGAAGTCAAAGCTCTGTTTAACCCTGAAGCAGTTGTGATGCAACTTGGAGCAGACACCATGGCGGGTGACCCCATGTGCTCCTTCAATATGACTCCCATTGGAGTTGGAAAATGTCTGAACTATATTCTGAACTGGGAGTTACCCACTCTGCTTCTAGGAGGAG GCGGCTATAACCTTGCCAATACTGCCCGCTGCTGGACCTATCTGACGGGGACCGTCCTAGGACAGAGTCTGTCTTCTGAGATCCCGGACCACGAG TACTTCACAGAATATGGGCCGGATTATTCTCTGGAGATCAGCCCGAGCTGCCGACCCGACCGCAACGAGAGCCAGCATCTGGAGCGGGTCATCAGCACCATCAAAG GGAATCTGAAGAATGTAGTTTAG
- the LOC127961899 gene encoding cbp/p300-interacting transactivator 1-like, producing MKDRDSLSLLHYSGSGKTSPQFPSAALHPSSPVLGKPQTFCLQSGQHLIASMQLQKLNSHYQNLSSATTAGPGRGYGATMLAPGQIPSPGASQAPGIIDSDPVDEEVLMSLVVELGLDRANELPELWLGQNEFDFIADVPAGC from the coding sequence ATGAAGGAtcgtgactctctctctctcctgcactACTCTGGTTCAGGCAAGACGAGCCCTCAGTTCCCCTCCGCTGCCCTCCATCCCAGCTCCCCCGTGTTGGGAAAACCCCAGACATTCTGCCTGCAGTCCGGCCAGCATCTCATAGCCTCCATGCAGCTCCAGAAACTCAACAGCCACTATCAGAATCTGTCCTCTGCAACCACAGCCGGACCCGGTAGAGGGTACGGAGCCACCATGCTGGCCCCAGGACAGATCCCCTCCCCCGGGGCTTCACAGGCACCTGGGATCATTGATTCGGATCCGGTCGATGAGGAAGTTCTGATGTCACTTGTGGTGGAGCTGGGTTTGGACCGTGCCAATGAGCTTCCGGAGCTATGGCTGGGTCAGAACGAGTTTGACTTCATCGCGGATGTGCCGGCTGGGTGCTGA
- the LOC127962329 gene encoding 40S ribosomal protein S4, X isoform-like — MARGPKKHLKRVAAPKHWMLDKLTGVFAPRPSTGPHKLRECLPLIIFLRNRLKYALTGDEVKKICMQRFIKIDGKVRTDVTYPTGFMDVVSIEKTSENFRLIYDVKGRFTVHRITNEEAKYKLCKVRKILIGTKGIPHLVTHDARTIRYPDPMIKVNDTVRIDLDSGKITDFIKFETGNMCMVTGGANLGRIGVITNREKHPGSFDVVHVKDSTGNSFATRLSNIFVIGKGNKPWVSLPRGKGIRLTIAEERDKRLSAKQSSS; from the exons ATG GCCCGAGGACCGAAGAAGCATCTGAAGCGTGTCGCAGCTCCTAAACACTGGATGCTGGACAAACTCACTGGAGTGTTT GCTCCTCGTCCGTCCACCGGTCCCCACAAACTGAGGGAGTGCCTGCCCCTCATCATCTTCCTGAGGAACCGTCTCAAGTACGCTCTGACCGGAGATGAGGTCAAGAAGATCTGCATGCAGAGGTTCATCAAGATCGATGGCAAGGTCCGCACAGATGTCACCTACCCCACTGGCTTCATGG ATGTGGTCAGCATTGAGAAGACCAGTGAGAACTTTAGGCTGATCTATGATGTCAAGGGACGCTTCACAGTTCACCGCATCACAAACGAGGAGGCCAAG TACAAATTGTGCAAGGTGAGGAAAATCCTGATCGGCACAAAGGGAATCCCACATCTGGTGACCCATGACGCCCGCACCATCCGTTACCCTGATCCTATGATCAAGGTCAACGACACCGTCCGCATTGACCTGGACAGTGGCAAAATTACAGATTTCATCAAATTTGAGACAG GCAACATGTGCATGGTGACCGGAGGTGCTAACTTGGGGCGTATTGGTGTGATCACCAATAGAGAGAAGCATCCTGGATCTTTTGATGTGGTGCATGTTAAAGACAGCACTGGCAACAGCTTTGCCACCAGGCTCTCCAACATCTTCGTCATCGGCAAG GGTAATAAGCCATGGGTGTCCCTGCCTCGTGGAAAGGGTATCCGCCTGACCATTGCTGAGGAGAGAGACAAGAGACTGTCTGCCAAACAGAGCAGCAGCTAA